One genomic window of Paenibacillus xylanilyticus includes the following:
- a CDS encoding ankyrin repeat domain-containing protein: MSKSILIAILISTVFVVQGCAPAVNDNSRVEEQATSLNEQLLEAAEDSDPERIERLIQEGVDINAQDDRGRTAAMIATYNKDLASAQLLIKAGADVNIQDDMKNNPFLYAGAEGYLDILKLTIEAGADPAMTNRYGGTALIPAAEHGYVDVIRELLTQTSVDVNHVNRLGWTALLEAILLNDGNTRQQETIQLLIDHGADVNLADGDGVSPLSHAKKKGFKEIEEILVQAGAK, translated from the coding sequence ATGAGCAAGTCAATATTGATCGCTATTCTAATCAGCACGGTGTTCGTCGTCCAAGGCTGTGCTCCGGCAGTAAATGACAACTCCAGAGTGGAGGAGCAGGCAACGTCCCTGAATGAACAGCTTCTAGAGGCAGCGGAGGATTCAGACCCTGAGAGGATCGAAAGACTAATCCAAGAGGGGGTCGATATCAATGCTCAAGATGATCGCGGAAGAACAGCTGCGATGATTGCGACCTACAACAAGGATCTGGCATCAGCTCAATTGCTGATTAAGGCTGGAGCAGATGTTAACATTCAGGACGATATGAAGAATAACCCGTTTCTGTACGCTGGCGCTGAAGGTTACTTGGATATTTTGAAGCTCACGATAGAGGCGGGAGCCGACCCAGCAATGACGAATCGATATGGAGGAACAGCGCTGATTCCCGCTGCAGAGCACGGATATGTGGATGTGATACGGGAGCTTCTGACTCAAACCTCAGTTGATGTGAATCATGTGAATCGATTAGGCTGGACGGCATTGCTTGAAGCGATTCTGTTGAATGATGGGAATACACGGCAGCAGGAAACGATCCAGCTGCTCATTGACCATGGAGCAGATGTGAATCTTGCGGATGGTGATGGTGTATCGCCTCTGAGTCATGCCAAGAAAAAGGGCTTCAAGGAAATCGAGGAGATTCTGGTTCAGGCTGGTGCGAAATAG